A portion of the Toxotes jaculatrix isolate fToxJac2 chromosome 16, fToxJac2.pri, whole genome shotgun sequence genome contains these proteins:
- the LOC121195453 gene encoding lysozyme C-like, with translation MRALVFLLLVALASARVFERCEWARILKRNGMDGYRGNSLADWVCLTKWESSYNTAATNNNRDGSTDYGIFQINSRWWCDNGRTRTANGCNIRCSELLSDDVSVAINCAKRVVRDPNGIRAWVAWVNHCQNRDLSSYVAGCGV, from the exons ATGAGAGCTCTGGTGTTTCTGCTCTTGGTGGCTTTGGCCAGCGCTAGGGTGTTTGAACGCTGTGAATGGGCCCGAATTCTGAAGAGAAATGGGATGGACGGCTACCGTGGCAACAGCCTGGCTGACT gggTTTGCCTGACCAAGTGGGAATCGAGCTACAACACCGCAGCTACCAACAACAACCGTGACGGATCCACTGACTACGGCATCTTCCAGATCAACAGCCGCTGGTGGTGTGACAATGGCCGAACGCGTACTGCAAATGGATGCAACATCAGGTGCAGCG AGCTTCTGTCTGATGACGTCAGCGTGGCCATCAACTGTGCCAAACGTGTTGTTAGGGATCCCAACGGCATCAGAGCCTG GGTGGCCTGGGTTAATCACTGTCAGAACCGTGACCTGAGCTCCTACGTGGCAGGATGTGGTGTGTAA
- the LOC121195450 gene encoding lysozyme C-like, with translation MRALVFLLLVALASARIYNRCEWAQILQSYGMDGYYGYSLANWVCLTQWESDFNTDATNYNSWDGSTDYGIFQINSRWWCDNGQGPTSNGCNIMCSELLTDDVGVAINCAKRIVRDPNGIGAWVAWRSHCRNRDLSSYVAGCGV, from the exons ATGAGGGCTCTGGTGTTTCTGCTCTTGGTGGCTTTGGCCAGCGCTAGGATCTATAACCGCTGTGAATGGGCCCAAATTCTGCAGAGCTATGGGATGGACGGCTACTATGGCTACAGCCTGGCCAACT gggTTTGCCTGACCCAGTGGGAATCGGACTTCAACACCGACGCTACCAACTACAACAGCTGGGACGGATCCACTGACTACGGCATCTTCCAGATCAACAGCCGCTGGTGGTGTGACAATGGCCAAGGGCCCACTTCAAATGGATGCAACATCATGTGCAGCG AGCTTCTGACTGATGACGTCGGCGTGGCCATCAACTGTGCCAAACGTATTGTTAGGGATCCCAACGGCATCGGAGCCTG GGTGGCCTGGCGCAGTCACTGTAGGAACCGTGACCTGAGCTCCTACGTGGCAGGATGTGGTGTGTAA